The following proteins come from a genomic window of Macadamia integrifolia cultivar HAES 741 chromosome 14, SCU_Mint_v3, whole genome shotgun sequence:
- the LOC122061776 gene encoding DEAD-box ATP-dependent RNA helicase 37-like yields MRTSWADSVSAAESTAAGSSANSGVGSTSRPAKASYVPPHLRNRPPSADPSGPAFSGSAVSNDRPSYDTGLGGNRGWGGPRSDMGRPGGYSGGGRLGGGGGGWNNSRGGWDRGREREVNPFGDDVDVDAEPAFTEQENTGINFDAYEDIPVETSGDNVPPPVNTFAEIDLGDALNHNIRRCKYVKPTPVQRHAIPISLGGRDLMACAQTGSGKTAAFCFPIISGIMNGQFAQRPRGARTVYPLALILSPTRELSCQIHEEARKFSYQTGVRVVVAYGGAPINQQLRDLEKGVDILVATPGRLVDLLERARVSLQMIRYLALDEADRMLDMGFEPQIRRIVEQMDMPPPGARQTMLFSATFPKEIQRLASDFLSNYIFLAVGRVGSSTDLIVQRVEFVLESDKRSHLMDLLHAQRANGTHGKQSLTLVFVETKKGADSLENWLCINGFPATTIHGDRTQMEREQALRSFKSGATPILVATDVAARGLDIPHVAHVVNFDLPNDIDDYVHRIGRTGRAGKTGLATAFFNENNTSLAKSLADLMQESNQEVPVWLTRYAARTSYGGGGRNRRSGGGRFGGRDFRRDSTYNRGGGSTDYYGGGNSSGGYGAFPGGYGGGGGGGGYTSAWD; encoded by the exons ATGCGAACTTCCTGGGCGGATTCTGTCTCTGCAGCTGAGAGCACAGCTGCCGGTTCGTCTGCCAATAGTGGGGTTGGTAGCACTTCACGTCCTGCAAAAGCGTCTTATGTTCCTCCACACCTCCGTAACCGGCCGCCGTCGGCTGATCCTTCTGGACCTGCATTCAGTGGCTCTGCCGTCAGCAATGATCGACCAAGTTATGATACTGGTTTAGGTGGAAATCGGGGTTGGGGTGGTCCAAGGTCTGATATGGGGCGGCCTGGCGGCTACAGTGGTGGAGGGCGCcttggtggtggcggtggtggttgGAACAACAGTCGTGGTGGATGGGATCGTGGAAGGGAACGGGAGGTAAACCCTTTTGGAGATGACGTTGACGTTGATGCAGAGCCAGCATTTACTGAGCAGGAGAACACTGGCATTAACTTTGATGCCTATGAAGATATTCCGGTGGAGACCAGTGGGGATAATGTGCCACCACCTGTGAATACTTTTGCAGAGATTGACCTGGGTGATGCTCTCAATCATAACATACGGAGGTGCAAATATGTTAAACCAACACCTGTGCAGCGACATGCTATCCCAATATCCCTTGGAGGGAGGGACTTGATGGCATGTGCCCAGACAGGGTCTGGTAAGACAGCGGCTTTCTGCTTCCCAATTATCAGCGGAATTATGAATGGACAGTTTGCTCAAAGACCTCGAGGTGCACGTACTGTGTACCCTCTCGctcttattctctctcctacGAGGGAGCTCTCCTGCCAG ATACATGAGGAAGCTAGAAAATTTTCCTATCAAACTGGTGTCAGAGTGGTTGTTGCTTATGGAGGAGCACCTATTAATCAGCAG CTGCGGGACTTGGAGAAGGGTGTTGATATTCTTGTGGCGACTCCTGGAAGATTAGTAGATTTGCTGGAAAGGGCAAGAGTTTCACTACAGATGATCAGATATTTGGCTCTTGATGAGGCTGATCGGATGTTGGATATGGGTTTTGAACCACAAATTAGAAGGATCGTGGAACAAATGGACATGCCTCCACCAGGTGCTAGACAGACAATGCTTTTCAGTGCCACTTTCCCAAAAGAAATACAG AGATTGGCCTCAGATTTTCTTTCTAATTACATTTTTCTAGCTGTTGGAAGGGTTGGTTCAAGTACTGATTTGATTGTCCAAAGAGTTGAATTTGTACTTGAGTCTGACAAGAGGAGCCACCTCATGGACCTTCTTCATGCGCAGAGGGCTAATGGAACTCACGGAAAG CAATCTCTGACATTAGTTTTCGTGGAGACAAAGAAGGGAGCTGATTCATTGGAAAACTGGTTATGTATAAATGGTTTCCCTGCAACTACTATTCATGGTGATAGAACACAAATG GAGAGAGAACAAGCGTTGAGATCATTCAAGAGTGGTGCAACCCCAATTTTGGTGGCAACTGATGTGGCAGCACGTGGGCTTGACATACCTCACGTTGCGCATGTCGTCAActttgatcttcccaatgacaTTGATGACTATGTCCATCGGATAGGACGGACAGGGCGTGCTGGCAAGACAGGGTTGGCCACTGCCTTCTTCAATGAAAACAATACCTCATTGGCCAAGTCATTAGCAGATCTGATGCAGGAATCAAACCAAGAAGTACCTGTTTGGCTTACTCGTTATGCGGCCCGAACTTCGTATGGAGGTGGTGGTAGGAATCGGCGTTCTGGCGGAGGCCGTTTTGGTGGCCGTGATTTCCGTAGGGATTCAACGTATAATAGAGGCGGGGGTAGTACAGATTACTATGGTGGAGGCAACAGTAGCGGTGGATATGGGGCTTTCCCTGGCGGAtatggaggtggaggtggtggggGTGGATATACCAGTGCATGGGACTAG